One part of the Alligator mississippiensis isolate rAllMis1 chromosome 3, rAllMis1, whole genome shotgun sequence genome encodes these proteins:
- the IDUA gene encoding alpha-L-iduronidase isoform X3, with translation MGSPSGYFTDFEDKKQVVRWKKLVALLAKRFIAKYGLEHVAKWNFETWNEPDHHDFDNVSMTVKGFLNYYDASSEGLREASSLLKFGGPGDSFHPFPKSPMCWSLLYHCYNGTNFFTGETGVRLDYISLHKKGAGSSLQILQEETEVLEQIQQIFPNFTSIPIYNDEADPMVGWSVPQTWRADVTYAAMVVKIIIQHQNLLISKANNTINYTLLSNDNAFMNYYPHYFTQRTLTARFQMNNTKPPHVQMVRKPVLTAMGLLALLGETQIFADVYNSKGENGNNNTVGVLATLHTPAELPSSDSWQAAILIYASDDNRTSLNISAVTLNMTQFPKCAELVYVTHYLDNNLTNPYLEWKKLGSPDFPSVKQFQQLRDAEDPAVTGPFPFPEDGHLLLKKELPIPSVFLIHVCARPRSVPNQVTGVHLIPLTKEQVAVLWDDDHVDSKCIKTFEVEFSPNGKTYQRINTKDTIFTLWVYSPGSIVSGFYRVRAVDYWGKPGLFSIPVKYTEAPE, from the exons ATGGGAAGCCCTTCAGGATACTTCACAGATTTTGAAGATAAAAAACAGGTGGTAAGATGGAAGAAACTAGTTGCACTTTTGGCTAAGAGATTTATAG CAAAATATGGTCTGGAACATGTTGCCAAATGGAATTTTGAAACTTGGAATGAGCCAGATCATCATGACTTTGATAATGTGTCAATGACTGTCAAAG GGTTTCTCAATTATTATGATGCTTCCTCGGAAGGGTTAAGAGAAGCTAGTTCTCTACTGAAATTTGGAGGGCCAGGAGACTCCTTTCACCCGTTCCCAAAGTCACCCATGTGCTGGAGTCTTTTATATCACTGTTACAATGGAACCAACTTCTTCACAGGAGAGACTGGTGTGAGGTTGGACTACATATCCCTCCACAAGAAG GGAGCTGGGAGTTCGCTTCAGATCTTGCAAGAAGAAACAGAAGTTCTTGAGCAAATTCAGCAGATCTTCCCAAATTTCACTTCTATTCCCATCTACAATGATGAAGCAGACCCAATGGTGGGATGGTCAGTTCCGCAAACATGGAGAGCTGATGTGACCTATGCTGCCATGGTGGTGAAG ATAATCATCCAACATCAAAACCTGCTCATTTCCAAGGCCAACAACACTATTAACTATACCTTGCTGAGTAATGATAATGCCTTCATGAACTACTACCCCCATTACTTTACCCAGAGGACACTAACTGCACGATTTCAAATGAACAACACAAAACCACCACATGTCCAGATGGTGAGGAAGCCTGTGTTGACTGCAATGGGCCTTCTGGCATTGTTAG GGGAAACACAAATTTTTGCAGATGTATACAACAGCAAAGGCGAAAATGGTAACAACAACACCGTTGGAGTACTAGCCACTCTACATACCCCTGCTGAGCTACCATCTTCAGATAGCTGGCAAGCTGCCATACTGATTTATGCTAGTGATGATAACCGTACATCATTGAATATCAGTGCTGTAACACTGAACATGACCCAGTTCCCCAAATGTGCAG AGCTTGTGTATGTGACACACTATCTAGACAACAATCTTACCAATCCCTATTTGGAATGGAAGAAACTAGGAAGCCCCGACTTTCCTTCTGTAAAGCAGTTCCAACAACTAAGGGATGCTGAG GACCCAGCAGTGACAGGACCATTCCCGTTTCCTGAAGATGGCCACCTGCTCTTGAAAAAGGAACTCCCCATTCCATCTGTCTTCTTGATCCATGTTTGTGCAAGACCTCGCTCTGTTCCCAACCAA GTAACAGGTGTTCACCTTATACCACTCACAAAGGAGCAAGTTGCTGTATTGTGGGATGACGACCATGTGGATTCAAA GTGCATAAAAACATTTGAAGTAGAGTTTTCACCAAATGGAAAAACATACCAAAGGATTAATACCAAAGACACTATATTCACTCTCTGGGTCTACAGTCCAG
- the IDUA gene encoding alpha-L-iduronidase isoform X4: MTNGKLHYNFTNLDNFMDLLWTNKLVPGFELMGSPSGYFTDFEDKKQVVRWKKLVALLAKRFIAKYGLEHVAKWNFETWNEPDHHDFDNVSMTVKGFLNYYDASSEGLREASSLLKFGGPGDSFHPFPKSPMCWSLLYHCYNGTNFFTGETGVRLDYISLHKKGAGSSLQILQEETEVLEQIQQIFPNFTSIPIYNDEADPMVGWSVPQTWRADVTYAAMVVKIIIQHQNLLISKANNTINYTLLSNDNAFMNYYPHYFTQRTLTARFQMNNTKPPHVQMVRKPVLTAMGLLALLGETQIFADVYNSKGENGNNNTVGVLATLHTPAELPSSDSWQAAILIYASDDNRTSLNISAVTLNMTQFPKCAELVYVTHYLDNNLTNPYLEWKKLGSPDFPSVKQFQQLRDAEDPAVTGPFPFPEDGHLLLKKELPIPSVFLIHVCARPRSVPNQVTGVHLIPLTKEQVAVLWDDDHVDSKCIKTFEVEFSPNGKTYQRINTKDTIFTLWVYSPGSIVSGFYRVRAVDYWGKPGLFSIPVKYTEAPE, encoded by the exons ATGACAAATGGAAAACTCCACTATAATTTCACCAATCTGGATAATTTTATGGATCTTCTGTGGACAAACAAACTTGTTCCTG GATTTGAACTGATGGGAAGCCCTTCAGGATACTTCACAGATTTTGAAGATAAAAAACAGGTGGTAAGATGGAAGAAACTAGTTGCACTTTTGGCTAAGAGATTTATAG CAAAATATGGTCTGGAACATGTTGCCAAATGGAATTTTGAAACTTGGAATGAGCCAGATCATCATGACTTTGATAATGTGTCAATGACTGTCAAAG GGTTTCTCAATTATTATGATGCTTCCTCGGAAGGGTTAAGAGAAGCTAGTTCTCTACTGAAATTTGGAGGGCCAGGAGACTCCTTTCACCCGTTCCCAAAGTCACCCATGTGCTGGAGTCTTTTATATCACTGTTACAATGGAACCAACTTCTTCACAGGAGAGACTGGTGTGAGGTTGGACTACATATCCCTCCACAAGAAG GGAGCTGGGAGTTCGCTTCAGATCTTGCAAGAAGAAACAGAAGTTCTTGAGCAAATTCAGCAGATCTTCCCAAATTTCACTTCTATTCCCATCTACAATGATGAAGCAGACCCAATGGTGGGATGGTCAGTTCCGCAAACATGGAGAGCTGATGTGACCTATGCTGCCATGGTGGTGAAG ATAATCATCCAACATCAAAACCTGCTCATTTCCAAGGCCAACAACACTATTAACTATACCTTGCTGAGTAATGATAATGCCTTCATGAACTACTACCCCCATTACTTTACCCAGAGGACACTAACTGCACGATTTCAAATGAACAACACAAAACCACCACATGTCCAGATGGTGAGGAAGCCTGTGTTGACTGCAATGGGCCTTCTGGCATTGTTAG GGGAAACACAAATTTTTGCAGATGTATACAACAGCAAAGGCGAAAATGGTAACAACAACACCGTTGGAGTACTAGCCACTCTACATACCCCTGCTGAGCTACCATCTTCAGATAGCTGGCAAGCTGCCATACTGATTTATGCTAGTGATGATAACCGTACATCATTGAATATCAGTGCTGTAACACTGAACATGACCCAGTTCCCCAAATGTGCAG AGCTTGTGTATGTGACACACTATCTAGACAACAATCTTACCAATCCCTATTTGGAATGGAAGAAACTAGGAAGCCCCGACTTTCCTTCTGTAAAGCAGTTCCAACAACTAAGGGATGCTGAG GACCCAGCAGTGACAGGACCATTCCCGTTTCCTGAAGATGGCCACCTGCTCTTGAAAAAGGAACTCCCCATTCCATCTGTCTTCTTGATCCATGTTTGTGCAAGACCTCGCTCTGTTCCCAACCAA GTAACAGGTGTTCACCTTATACCACTCACAAAGGAGCAAGTTGCTGTATTGTGGGATGACGACCATGTGGATTCAAA GTGCATAAAAACATTTGAAGTAGAGTTTTCACCAAATGGAAAAACATACCAAAGGATTAATACCAAAGACACTATATTCACTCTCTGGGTCTACAGTCCAG